A window of Chitinivorax sp. B genomic DNA:
TTTTCGCCCACAATTACAGCAAATCGGGCACCGCTAGCATCCGCTTTTTTCATTTGGGATTTAAAGCTGGCTTGTCCGCCATGGAATACAACCTTCAATCCTTGCGCACGAAGTAATTCAGCCGTTTGCATGACATAGGCACCAATATTGTGCCCCTGATGAACCAAATAGACATCTGGCCGTACCTGTGGCGTCTCAATACTCTGTGCTTGCATCAGCAGCAGCAACCGCTCTATACCCATGCCAAAACCACAGGCAGGTGTCGATTTGCCACCAAGCTGTTCGATCAGGCCATCGTAGCGCCCACCGCCACATACCGTTCCTTGCGCCCCCAGTTCATTGGTTACCCATTCAAATACAGTCAGATTGTAATAATCAAGTCCGCGCACCAGCCGCGGATTAATCGTGAATGTAATGCCACAGGCCATCAGCAACTGCTGCAATGTTTCAAAATGTGTGCAAGATGAATCACCCAAGTAATCTGACAATTTAGGTGCTGCATCACAGATTGACTGCATTGCGGGATTTTTACTATCCAGCACACGCAGCGGATTGGTATGTAAGCGACGCTTACCATCCTCGTCGAGCACATTTTGATGCTGCTCAAGATAATGAATCAGAGCCTCACGATGACGGAGACGCTCGTCGCTGGTACCAAGCGAATTCAATTGCAACTCGAGATTATTAAGACCCAAACGCTTCCATAGTGATGCGGTCATCAACAAAAGCTCCGCATCGACATCAGGGCCTTCAAACCCCAATGCCTCCACACCCACTTGGTGGAATTGGCGGTAACGCCCCTTTTGAGGACGTTCGTGGCGATACATTTGCCCCGAATACCATAAGCGCTGCGGCCCACTATGCAACAGGTTGTGTTGAATGACTGCTCTCAAACATGATGCGGTTCCCTCTGGTCGTAACGTCAGCTTGTCGCCATTAAGCGAATCCTCAAAGCTGTACATTTCCTTTTCAACAATATCGGTTACCTCGCCAATCGAGCGGACAAACAAGCTTGTCTCTTCAACAATCGGGGTACGGATATTTTGATAACCATAGGCTGCAGCCCAATCACGGACAGTAGCTTCAAAAAACTGCCAGGTATCACTTTCACCGGGCAAAATATCATTCATGCCTTTTATGGCTCTAATTTCTTTTGACATTGATATTGTGATCGTTACGCGACAGGTTTGACCGCAATCGTACGCGGCTCCTTGGGTTTTAGTTTTTCGCCACGACCATATCTGGCAGCGACATATTCATCAACGATGGCTTGAAATTCGACAGCGATCGATTCACCTTTAAGAGTGACATAGCGCTCACCATCCACATACACAGGTGCGACTGGCACTTCACCAGTCCCTGGCAATGAGATACCAATATCCGCCAGTTTCGACTCACCCGGGCCATTCACCACACATCCCATAACAGCCACTTTCATATCGGCCACACCAGCATACCGATCCCGCCAGACGGGCATTTGCAAACGCAGCCAACGCTGAATATCCCGAGCCAGCTCCTGAAATACCGTACTGGTAGTGCGGCCACAGCCTGGGCAGGCCGTTACCTGAGGGGTGAAGGAACGCAACCCCATCGACTGCAGCAGCTCTTGCGCAACTAATACTTCCTGCGTGCGCGACTCGCCAGGCTGAGGTGTCAGCGAAATACGGATAGTATCACCGATCCCCTCCTGCAACAGGACGGCCAGCGCCGCACTGGAAGCAACAATCCCCTTTACGCCCATCCCTGCTTCGGTTAGGCCGAGGTGAAGTGCATATTCACAACGTTTGGCCAAATCGCGGTAGACCATGATCAGATCCTGTAATGCACTCACCTTGCAAGATAGTACGATATCTTCGGGCTTCATTCCGAGCGCAACAGCCTGAGCGGCACTTTCCAGTGCGGAAGTGATCAATGCTTCCCGCATGACAGCATCCGCATCCCAAGGCTGCACTCGACCCGCATTTTCATCCATCAGCCTTGCCATGACAGCCTGATCCAAGCTACCCCAGTTCACACCAATGCGGATTGGCTTGCCATAGCTCAAGGCAAACTCAATCATTTGCGCAAACTGCTCATCGCGTCTGGCGCCTTTTCCTACATTACCGGGATTGATACGGTACTTAGCTAAAGCCTGTGCACACTCAGGATGCGCTGCCAATAGCTTATGACCATTAAAATGAAAATCTCCGATCAAGGGAACAGGACAAAACAGCCGATCCAATCCTTCTCGAATGGCTGCCACAGCCGCAGCTGCTTCCATACTATTGACGGTGATACGGACCATTTCAGCCCCTGCACGCCAAAGCTCATCAACCTGCGCAATGGTTGCCTGGATATCTGCGGTATCGGTATTGGTCATGGCTTGAATGACCACCGGCGCATCACCGCCGACGATCACTCCACCCACAATAGCCTGCTTGGCTTTACGCCGAGGAATTCCTGTCCGAAACATCCACAACCTCTATACACGTTCCACTGGGTTACCCCAATCAATTCAACTCAAAGCGCGCCACATTTACTTTGACATATGGCGCCAAATCAATTGGTTTACCGTTATATGTAAGCTTAACCTGTGTTGCATTCCCAACAATCAGTTTGAATGGCGGCTTACCTTGTAGTATTTCTTCCTGACCAGGCCTGAACAGCTTTGATATTAACCTCCTACCATCAGCATCACGCACGTCAACCCAAGATTCACCATCAAAATTCAGCTTGATAGCAGTGCCACCACTAACGGGACCGGGCAATTGATTTTGAACCGCCGCAGAAGATGGCATGGGAGGAGCAACAGAAACAGATTGTGGAGCACTGGCAGGCGGCATAACCGGCGCTGATGGCGCAGTTTTCATCACGAGCGAAGGCGCACTGGTCGTAACATCAACCGGCTCAACCACTTCTTGCGATGTTGCCGGGGCGGCCATATGAAGCTCTGGTTCGGATGTCGGACGCAAAAATATGAAGTAAAACACAAAACCGGCCACAACAGCAGCCACCGTCCCCATTAAAACCACAGAAAAGCCACCCCGATCAGCTGACATTGAATAGCCAGGCTCAACTGTAATGCGCGGCATACGTCCTTCCAACTTGACAGGCGCCATCTCTGCATCAGCAGGCAGAAGCTGGGAGACACGGTCAATCAGCAGCCCAGCATCCAGCCCCAACAATTTTGCATAGTTCCGGATAAATCCCTTGACAAACGTATTACCAGGCAAATCATCAAAGCGATCTGCTTCCAATGCTTCAACTTGTCGGCGTGACAGCTTGAGTTTAGCCACTACTTCATCAATGCTGAGTGACTGACGCAAACGCTCCGCTTTCAGCTCACTTCCGGGACCTTGTCTGACAACCGGCTGATCAATCAGTGTTGTTTCGTTGCTCATGCACTATCGTCCGTTCGCTGCAAGCTCGGCTTCTTTAGAATTTGGGTACAATTTTTTCAACTTGGTCAGATATCGAGCTTCTGCCTGCGTGTCATTCAGCTTGCGTTCAGTTTGCACTGCCAACCAAAGCACTTCCGCAGTTCCATCCGAATTCTGGAAGAAACGACCAAAGTAAGCTCGTGCTTCCTTGTAGTTCTCCAATCGGAAATATGCGGATGCCAACCCAGCCAATGCGACCGGGAAATCAGCATTGATAGCAAGTGCCTGGGCATATTCGTTTCGAGCACCTTCTGCATCGCCCCGTTGCAACTTGCAATCCGCCGATGCAACCCAGGTTTTTTCTGGTGTCTGATACAAAGGGTTTCGCAAGGCGGCTTGGAAATATCGGTTCGAGTCCTCACCTTTCCGGTAGCGGCAAAGGAATAGGCCGTAATTGTGATTGACGTTGGAGTCGGCAGGAGCATACTGCACTGCTTTACGGAAGTATTCATCAGCTGCCTGATACTCCTTAAGCTCCGCAAAGATCAGGCCCAACATATTGAAAGCTGGCCCATAATCAGGTGCTGCGCGCAGCGCTGCACGGGCTTCATCAATGGCGACTGAAAACTCACGCAAGCTGAAATACTGAGCTGCAAGCTCAGTATGCAGTTTGGCACTCATTGCCGCATTGCTCTCGGCATACGCAGAGGAACTTACCACACCGACGGCGAGCACTGCAGCCGACAGTACCCCACACATCGTTTTATTCATGACCTGATCTCCGTCAACCTTCTGAATTGTCGTTTCGTTTTATCTTGAACCTGACCAGCCAACTGACCACAGGCTGCATCAATATCATCACCACGTGTCTTGCGGGTTGTCACGATATAGCCAGCCTCTATCAGCGTATCACGGAAGCGGCGAATCTGGTCGTTTGACGATCGATCGTAGCCAGAGTTCGGAAACGGGTTGAACGGAATCAAATTGAATTTACATGGCACATCACGCGTTAATGAGACCAACTCCTGCGCATGTGCCAATGTGTCATTGACACCATCGAGCATGACATATTCGAAAGTGACAAAGTCACGGGGTGCCTTTTCAAGATAGCGCAGACAAGCAGCCATCAGCTCTTTAAGCGGATATTTCTTGTTGATTGGGACGATCTCGTCACGCAGCTTGTCATTAGGCGCATGCAGACTAACCGCCAGTGCAACCGGACAGGCCTCACGCAGGCGATCCATCGCCGGCACCAACCCGGAGGTCGACAAGGTCACACGACGGCGAGATAGGCCATAGCCATGGTCATCCAACATGATACGCATCGCGGTAACGACATTATCGAAATTGGCGAGCGGCTCACCCATTCCCATCATGACCACATTGGATATGATGCGGTCGCCTTTCGGGTCACGCCCAAGCGACTTATTGGCCCACCACAATTGGCCGATGATTTCGGACACTGACAGGTTCCGATTGAACCCCTGACGTCCAGTCGAACAGAACGTACATTCCAGGGCACAGCCAACCTGACTCGACACACACAATGTACCGCGATCATCTTCAGGAATGAAGACAGTCTCGATACCGTTCCCGATACCGACGTCCAGCAGCCACTTTCGCGTACCATCCTCAGAGGACTGACCAATCATTTCACGAGGCACACGTACCTCGGCTTGCGCATTCAACTTTTCACGCAACACCTTGGCGATATCAGTCATCTCGTTGAAATCAGCCGCACCAAAGTGATGCATCCAGCGCATCACTTGCTTGGCACGAAATGGCTTTTCACCGATTTCAGCAAAGTACGCGGTCAGACCATCGAGATCAAAGTCGAGCAGGTTGGTTTTCATACAGCGATACTGCCTACTGAATCCGAGTTAACGACTATAAACTTCGGATGATGCAAAGAAGTAGGCGATTTCGATTGCAGCATTTTCAGCGCTATCAGAACCGTGTACGGCATTTGCGTCGATCGAGTCAGCGAAATCTGCACGAATAGTGCCCTTGTCAGCCTTCTTCGGATCGGTTGCACCCATCAGTTCGCGGTTCTTAGCAATGGCACCCTCACCCTCCAGCGCCTGGATCATCACTGGGCCGGAAATCATGAACTCAACCAGATCCTTGAAGAAAGGGCGCTCTTTGTGAACAGCGTAGAAGCCTTCAGCCTCAGCACGAGACAAGTGCGTCATCTTGGCTGCGACGACTTTCAAGCCTGCAGTTTCAAAGCGGGAATAGATCTGGCCAATTACATTTTTGGCAACGGCATCCGGCTTAACAATCGACAGCGTGCGTTCAACAGCCATTAAACTCTCCAATAAAATCAATATTCAAGGAAACAAACTGCAAGTTTATTTTACGTTTACAAGCGAACTGCTTATAAAATAAACGCGACCCGCCATTTTAGCACGGCTTAACCATCCGCCCAAAACTTATGCACAAACGGATAGCGCGGGGCGTCATGCATCGCAAGTAGCGTAATCAACGCCGTACCAGCATGGACAATGCGATGAACCAGGGAGCTTGAGGTGGCAGAACAAAAACGACCCGACCTTGATCAAGATGCAGTTGATGAACAACGTGAAATCAAGCAACGCTTGATACGCCGCATTGGCATTGCAGTAGCGCTAATTGGTGGCACTGCACTGACACTCTCTCTGATCGACAGAGTCGATCTGGGCCAATTATTTACGAAAACTCCACCAGAAAAGGTTATTGAACCTACATCTCCCCAGCCAATGCCCCCCGCTCAGCCAGCTCCCCCGAAAATCGTTACCCCAACCGCCGACGTTGCACAACCCATCGCTGCAGAGTCGACAACCAACAGACAACCCGACGAAACAGAAACCGTAAGCCCAACCACACAGACAGAGGCAATCAGTCCGGCCATCTCAGCCACCAAGCCGGGGATATCACCCACATTGGCACCCAATATTGCAAACAGCGAAAATACCAACAAATCAGCCAGTGAATCAGCCAGTGAAAGTGAAAAACCGGGCCATCGACCACCTCTACCACAGATTGAGTCGCCATCAGCCACTTCAACCTCCCACCGCCTACCACCCAAGCTGGTAACGCATCCGGTCGAACCGACGATTGCCCAACCGGCAACCGCTTCTCCAATCCCCCCTAAATCCAAACCAAGCGCCCAATCGAATCAACCCAGCGCCCCAGTAACAGCGGCTCCAGCCAGCCCTACCGTACCAACCGTGCAACCCCACCCGATTAGATCAAAAACTGTGGCCCCTCAAGCCTTTTCCGTTCAAGTGGGAATTTTTGCCAATTATGAAAATGCGAAGTCATTAGCAGAAAGATTGAATGAAAATGGTGTAAATGCCCATATCGAAAGTCGTGTACAAGTCGGGCCATTCAAGAACAAGGCAGAAGCTGACGAAACCATGCGCAAACTGAAGGCTATGGGTATTCACTCAGTTCTAGTATCAATTGGAAATACAAACAACTAACACCACATCATGACAGTGCTCCCTGCGCAGGACGAGGTAAATGAATAGTCAACCCGAAGTACTCGCCACCAGTAGGTGTTAACGTTGTTTACGTACTATCCGTCGATGCTGACGAGCCTGATCCAGTAAATGACAAACTTGCACAGCCCCGTCCAACACACGGGGTGATGGCCTGGATATCAAACTGGATGAAATGGAAAACAGGTTACGATAACGCACTGCACGCATTGTGGGCCAACGCCCCCATACCGACGGCTCACCATGCGACCGACCTGCTTCCAATATCACTTCAGGATCAGCAGCCAGTACACTTTCCGATGAAACAAGCGGGGTCAACGACACCAACCGTCCAAACACATTTCGCCCACCACACAGGTGAATCACATCGCTAATCAGGTGCATCTGATTAATGGTAGTTAGCGGCTTATCCCAAATGGGATAGAACACTGCGATTGACTCACGTTGCCGATACAAACCAGATAACTCCGTCAACTTTTGACGATACGTCAAAGCCGCCGCCTTCGCGGCAACTTGCGTGTCCGCCAAGATCCCCATCGCTTCAATACTATCCGCCACACCAGCCAGTCGACTGGGCTGAGACCAAAATATCGGGATCCCTAATTCAACCAGCTTCGCAACCTGCCTAGGTGCACTCCCGCTTTGCCAAGCAACGACCAAATCAGGCTTCAGCGCAACAATTCGCTCTATGGCCAAACTGTTGTAATCTGCCACCTGCGGCAACTTGGCAGCCTCGGGCGGGAAATCGCTATAAGCACTCACCGCCACCAACCGATCACCAGCCCCCGCCGCAAATATCAATTCCGTTACATGGGGCGCCAAGCTCACAATGCGCTTGGCAGGCGCCCGCAGGCGCACCACCAATCCGGCATCATCAGTCACTTGAACAGGGGCGGCGACAGCACCAGCCATTCCCAGCCACCAGATCACCCAACCCAATCTGATCATTTCAACTGATAACTCAAGCTGACAAAACCACCACGACCAGATTGATTGTAGCCCCGAGCAAGTTCATAACGCTTATCTGCAACATTATTCACACGGGCACCCAACACCACCCCTCGGGCCAACGGCACATCCACACCAAGATTAAGCAATCCGTAGCCTGCAAGGCGTTGAGTGTTCGCAACATCATCGTACCGCTCACCACTAGCCAGCCACTCCACCTGCCAACGCGCGCCCTCCATATCACTGGCAATGCGAATGCTGCCATGACGCTTGGCACGCCGTGGCAACAGCTTGCCCGTTTCTATATTCTTGGGCTGCTGCCAGTCAACATTACCAGCAAGTTCAAAACCTGCGATACGCGTCCCCAGCTCCATAGTTGAGCCACGCAGATTGGCGCGTTGAATGTTTCCAATATCAAAAGTGAACGGATCGATCGCAATCATGTCAACCACCCGATTACGGTAAGTTGTCAAACCAAAACGATTGACACCCTTACGATAGGACAGGGCCAGCTCTGCATTACGTGAATTTTCTGGCTTCAAATTCGGGTTATTGAAACCCGGGTAGTACAAATCGTTAAAAGTTGGCGCCTTGAAAGCCTTTGCCCAAGCGGCCCTTGCTTGCCACCCTTCCCCAAACTCATAACCGAGCGCTGCGCCACCAGTACTATGGCCACCAAACTGCGAGTTACGATCTCGACGCACGCTTGCCTGCCAGCTTAGTTTCCCCATCCGTTGCTGCAACATCGCCGCCAAACCTTTGACGGTGCGGGTGCTGACATCATAGCGCGTATTACTTGTCACCTCCTGGCACAAGTGATCAGCCACCACACTGAACACCCCGCCAGTGATATCGATATCTTGCTGCCAAGTTAATTGGCGCTGCATAGTCTCGAACAGATCATTCTGGGCAATATAGAGATTCTCATAGCGATCCTTACTTTGACCAACTTGAACACGGCTCCGCCATCCAGCTGCCAATTGATTGGTTGATGTCAATTGAGCCGACGCCAGTTGTTGCCTTGCTCGATAGTCGCTATCTGCGGGATCGGGGTAACTGCCATCGTAATGAACCTCACCACGACTTGCATTGAGCGTTGCCGCAATATCATGACCTTCACGCCATTCATGCGTTACACCAGCCGCCAGCCCAAGGTTGCGATATCCATCACGATCCGGGTTGAATGCACCAGATTCAATCCGATCGTTAGTTGCGCTGATGCCCTTTGTGTAGACATGACTGACATTCAAGTTGGCACGTGTCGCAGCACTGCCGCCCGCCAATCCTGCAGACAACTCACTAAGCCCTTCATTTCCCAGCAAAATCCTTGCACTGGCAGTTGTCCCCTTACGGGTAAATAGCTGGATAACCCCACCGATCGCATCCGCCCCATACAAACTACTGGACGGTCCGCGCAATACCTCAATACGCTCGATCTGATCCAGATTCAGCCGTTCCAGCGCTGCACCACCGCTAGTGGCAGATCCAACCCGCACGCCATCGATCAGCACAACCGTCTGATTAGAATTGGCACCGCGCAAAAATACGCCACTGATTGCCCCCAAACCGCCATTTTGACTAACTTCCACGCCGGGCAACTGCCGTAGCAGCTCTGGCACTGACGATGCGCCACTGCGTTCTATTTGATCACGTGAAATCAATGAGATATCAGCCAGCGCTTTGGCAACGGGCTGTGGCAACCTAGCAGCGGTAACGACAATTGGTTCAGTGGATGACGTTACCGCGAATGAAGTAACAGAGAAGGTGACGGTAAACAGACCGGCAAGTTGGTGATGTTTCATAACAGGCTCCCTGCAAGCTACACTCAGGTAGCTTGCCACATGCTTGCCCCTCGCAAGCACAAATCAACAACCGGGAGGCAGCGCGAGAACGGGTCACGCCAAAGACAATCCAGACCAGTCGACACCCCGCGACCTCCCACCGTACGTTCAGGCCGGTCTCCTGGCTTGCAAGACTTCCACATCGCCTTCCCAGGGAGCTGGTGGCATGATTGACGTGGCGCACTTGCTTACAGTTGCGGGGGCAGCTTGGGCATAGCAACGATAAAACCGCAGCGCACCCAATTCCCAGTTTCACCTGCCGATGACACGGCAGACACCTGAAGCGGTGCGCAGTATACAAGGTTTCAAATTTGACCGGGCAATAAAAAACCCGACCTATAAAGGCCGGGTTTTTCATGAATTCCGCTTGAAGCGATTAGGCCATAGCCTTGATCGCTGCAGACAGGCGGCTCTTATGACGCGCTGCCTTGTTCTTGTGGAAAATCTTCTTGTCAGCAATACGGTCGATCACACCAACCGATTCCTGAAACACTTGCTGAGCAGCGTTTTTATCGCCAGCTTCGATTGCTTTGAGAACTTTCTTGATCGCGGTACGGAAAGCAGAACGCTGGCTGGCATTGCGCGCGCGGGCAAGGTCAGCCTGGCGAGCACGTTTACGGGCTTGTGCGCTGTTTGCCATGCTTAGTCAACTCCTAGTGAATTAGGCATTTGTAAAAACGCGCAATCATACGTGTTCTTACCCGGCAATGCAAGAATCGCGTATGATACGCCGCGCCTGAGAGTTCACAGCTTAAACTTATGAATCTATTGAAAGCGCTGACTACCGTCAGCGGCATGACCTTGGTTTCGCGCATCCTGGGTTTCCTGCGCGAGGCGATCATTTCCCATACGTTCGGCGCCAGTGCCGCGACGGACGCTTTTTTTACGGCGTTCAAGCTCCCCAACCTGTTGCGGCGAATCTTTGCAGAAGGTGCGTTCTCTCAAGCATTTGTCCCTGTCTTGGCCGAATATAAATCCCAACGTGACGAATCTGAAACCCGACTTTTGGTTGCCCGGGTTACTGGCACCTTGGCATTCGCACTCTTTATTGTCACCGCCATCGGTATGCTGGCTGCACCTGCTGTAATCTACATGACCGCACCTGGCTTCTCCAAAAATGCCGACAAGTTTGCGTTGGCTTGTGACATGCTGCGGGTCACCTTTCCTTATATTCTGTTGATTTCCCTGTCATCGTTGGCTGGTAGCATACTCAATACTTATAACAAGTTCTCGATCCCTGCATTTACGCCAACCTTGCTCAACATTTCGTTGATCCTGTTTTCTGTATGGCTGGCTCCATACTTCGATCCCCCCGCTATGGCATTAGCCTGGGGTGTATTGGTTGGCGGCGTTGCCCAGCTGTTTTTCCAATTACCTTATTTGCGACAAATTGGGATGCTGCCTCGTCCTCGACTTGGGTTAAAAGACGAAGCTGTGATGCGCATCCTGAAGAAAATGGGGCCGGCCGTTCTGGGGGTATCGGTTGCGCAAGTCAGTCTGATCATCAATACCATGCTGGCATCACTACTACCAGATGGCAGCATCTCCTGGATGAACTATGCAGACCGTTTGATGGAATTCCCAACAGGTGTGCTGGGGGTGGCCCTGGGGACAATTCTGCTACCTAGCTTGTCAAAACATCATGCCTCAAACAATACCGAGGAATATAGCAGGTTGCTGGACTGGGGATTGCGACTATGTCTGCTATTGTCGGTACCCGCCATGTGCGCACTGGCCGTGCTTTCCGAACCGCTGATTGGCACCTTGTTTGTACATGGCAAATTTTCTGCCTATGACATGCAGATGACTCAGCGTGCATTGATCGCCTATTCAGTCGGCTTATTGGGTCTTATCAGCATCAAGATTCTGGCCCCCGGCTTTTATGCTCGAGGTGACACCAAGACTCCTGTACGCATCGGCATGGTGACCTTGGGTCTAACACAAGTGATGAATGTGATCTTCATGTTCATCATCCCATTGCAACACGCCGGGTTGGCCCTATCGATCGGGATTGCCTCTTGCTTCAACGCTGGCATGCT
This region includes:
- the ispG gene encoding flavodoxin-dependent (E)-4-hydroxy-3-methylbut-2-enyl-diphosphate synthase; amino-acid sequence: MFRTGIPRRKAKQAIVGGVIVGGDAPVVIQAMTNTDTADIQATIAQVDELWRAGAEMVRITVNSMEAAAAVAAIREGLDRLFCPVPLIGDFHFNGHKLLAAHPECAQALAKYRINPGNVGKGARRDEQFAQMIEFALSYGKPIRIGVNWGSLDQAVMARLMDENAGRVQPWDADAVMREALITSALESAAQAVALGMKPEDIVLSCKVSALQDLIMVYRDLAKRCEYALHLGLTEAGMGVKGIVASSAALAVLLQEGIGDTIRISLTPQPGESRTQEVLVAQELLQSMGLRSFTPQVTACPGCGRTTSTVFQELARDIQRWLRLQMPVWRDRYAGVADMKVAVMGCVVNGPGESKLADIGISLPGTGEVPVAPVYVDGERYVTLKGESIAVEFQAIVDEYVAARYGRGEKLKPKEPRTIAVKPVA
- the hisS gene encoding histidine--tRNA ligase; this encodes MSKEIRAIKGMNDILPGESDTWQFFEATVRDWAAAYGYQNIRTPIVEETSLFVRSIGEVTDIVEKEMYSFEDSLNGDKLTLRPEGTASCLRAVIQHNLLHSGPQRLWYSGQMYRHERPQKGRYRQFHQVGVEALGFEGPDVDAELLLMTASLWKRLGLNNLELQLNSLGTSDERLRHREALIHYLEQHQNVLDEDGKRRLHTNPLRVLDSKNPAMQSICDAAPKLSDYLGDSSCTHFETLQQLLMACGITFTINPRLVRGLDYYNLTVFEWVTNELGAQGTVCGGGRYDGLIEQLGGKSTPACGFGMGIERLLLLMQAQSIETPQVRPDVYLVHQGHNIGAYVMQTAELLRAQGLKVVFHGGQASFKSQMKKADASGARFAVIVGENEASAEVLSVKPLLSDGVQQTVSKQQAVDLIKQ
- a CDS encoding TonB-dependent receptor, translated to MKHHQLAGLFTVTFSVTSFAVTSSTEPIVVTAARLPQPVAKALADISLISRDQIERSGASSVPELLRQLPGVEVSQNGGLGAISGVFLRGANSNQTVVLIDGVRVGSATSGGAALERLNLDQIERIEVLRGPSSSLYGADAIGGVIQLFTRKGTTASARILLGNEGLSELSAGLAGGSAATRANLNVSHVYTKGISATNDRIESGAFNPDRDGYRNLGLAAGVTHEWREGHDIAATLNASRGEVHYDGSYPDPADSDYRARQQLASAQLTSTNQLAAGWRSRVQVGQSKDRYENLYIAQNDLFETMQRQLTWQQDIDITGGVFSVVADHLCQEVTSNTRYDVSTRTVKGLAAMLQQRMGKLSWQASVRRDRNSQFGGHSTGGAALGYEFGEGWQARAAWAKAFKAPTFNDLYYPGFNNPNLKPENSRNAELALSYRKGVNRFGLTTYRNRVVDMIAIDPFTFDIGNIQRANLRGSTMELGTRIAGFELAGNVDWQQPKNIETGKLLPRRAKRHGSIRIASDMEGARWQVEWLASGERYDDVANTQRLAGYGLLNLGVDVPLARGVVLGARVNNVADKRYELARGYNQSGRGGFVSLSYQLK
- the pilW gene encoding type IV pilus biogenesis/stability protein PilW, with protein sequence MNKTMCGVLSAAVLAVGVVSSSAYAESNAAMSAKLHTELAAQYFSLREFSVAIDEARAALRAAPDYGPAFNMLGLIFAELKEYQAADEYFRKAVQYAPADSNVNHNYGLFLCRYRKGEDSNRYFQAALRNPLYQTPEKTWVASADCKLQRGDAEGARNEYAQALAINADFPVALAGLASAYFRLENYKEARAYFGRFFQNSDGTAEVLWLAVQTERKLNDTQAEARYLTKLKKLYPNSKEAELAANGR
- the rlmN gene encoding 23S rRNA (adenine(2503)-C(2))-methyltransferase RlmN, with the translated sequence MKTNLLDFDLDGLTAYFAEIGEKPFRAKQVMRWMHHFGAADFNEMTDIAKVLREKLNAQAEVRVPREMIGQSSEDGTRKWLLDVGIGNGIETVFIPEDDRGTLCVSSQVGCALECTFCSTGRQGFNRNLSVSEIIGQLWWANKSLGRDPKGDRIISNVVMMGMGEPLANFDNVVTAMRIMLDDHGYGLSRRRVTLSTSGLVPAMDRLREACPVALAVSLHAPNDKLRDEIVPINKKYPLKELMAACLRYLEKAPRDFVTFEYVMLDGVNDTLAHAQELVSLTRDVPCKFNLIPFNPFPNSGYDRSSNDQIRRFRDTLIEAGYIVTTRKTRGDDIDAACGQLAGQVQDKTKRQFRRLTEIRS
- the murJ gene encoding murein biosynthesis integral membrane protein MurJ, giving the protein MNLLKALTTVSGMTLVSRILGFLREAIISHTFGASAATDAFFTAFKLPNLLRRIFAEGAFSQAFVPVLAEYKSQRDESETRLLVARVTGTLAFALFIVTAIGMLAAPAVIYMTAPGFSKNADKFALACDMLRVTFPYILLISLSSLAGSILNTYNKFSIPAFTPTLLNISLILFSVWLAPYFDPPAMALAWGVLVGGVAQLFFQLPYLRQIGMLPRPRLGLKDEAVMRILKKMGPAVLGVSVAQVSLIINTMLASLLPDGSISWMNYADRLMEFPTGVLGVALGTILLPSLSKHHASNNTEEYSRLLDWGLRLCLLLSVPAMCALAVLSEPLIGTLFVHGKFSAYDMQMTQRALIAYSVGLLGLISIKILAPGFYARGDTKTPVRIGMVTLGLTQVMNVIFMFIIPLQHAGLALSIGIASCFNAGMLYLRSRQQGFYMPRPGWRKFLAKVCAASLVMAGLCYWTAQQLGGWTQAAALTRAWQLTAVVALGAASYFVMLLAMGVRPRQFARKEQ
- a CDS encoding cobalamin-binding protein, producing MIRLGWVIWWLGMAGAVAAPVQVTDDAGLVVRLRAPAKRIVSLAPHVTELIFAAGAGDRLVAVSAYSDFPPEAAKLPQVADYNSLAIERIVALKPDLVVAWQSGSAPRQVAKLVELGIPIFWSQPSRLAGVADSIEAMGILADTQVAAKAAALTYRQKLTELSGLYRQRESIAVFYPIWDKPLTTINQMHLISDVIHLCGGRNVFGRLVSLTPLVSSESVLAADPEVILEAGRSHGEPSVWGRWPTMRAVRYRNLFSISSSLISRPSPRVLDGAVQVCHLLDQARQHRRIVRKQR
- the ndk gene encoding nucleoside-diphosphate kinase is translated as MAVERTLSIVKPDAVAKNVIGQIYSRFETAGLKVVAAKMTHLSRAEAEGFYAVHKERPFFKDLVEFMISGPVMIQALEGEGAIAKNRELMGATDPKKADKGTIRADFADSIDANAVHGSDSAENAAIEIAYFFASSEVYSR
- a CDS encoding SPOR domain-containing protein — protein: MAPNIANSENTNKSASESASESEKPGHRPPLPQIESPSATSTSHRLPPKLVTHPVEPTIAQPATASPIPPKSKPSAQSNQPSAPVTAAPASPTVPTVQPHPIRSKTVAPQAFSVQVGIFANYENAKSLAERLNENGVNAHIESRVQVGPFKNKAEADETMRKLKAMGIHSVLVSIGNTNN
- a CDS encoding RodZ domain-containing protein; the encoded protein is MSNETTLIDQPVVRQGPGSELKAERLRQSLSIDEVVAKLKLSRRQVEALEADRFDDLPGNTFVKGFIRNYAKLLGLDAGLLIDRVSQLLPADAEMAPVKLEGRMPRITVEPGYSMSADRGGFSVVLMGTVAAVVAGFVFYFIFLRPTSEPELHMAAPATSQEVVEPVDVTTSAPSLVMKTAPSAPVMPPASAPQSVSVAPPMPSSAAVQNQLPGPVSGGTAIKLNFDGESWVDVRDADGRRLISKLFRPGQEEILQGKPPFKLIVGNATQVKLTYNGKPIDLAPYVKVNVARFELN
- the rpsT gene encoding 30S ribosomal protein S20 → MANSAQARKRARQADLARARNASQRSAFRTAIKKVLKAIEAGDKNAAQQVFQESVGVIDRIADKKIFHKNKAARHKSRLSAAIKAMA